The sequence aaaatatagatctaAGATTAATCTTCTTTATATGGATACCgatagctttttttatgaaatagagacTCATGATTTTTACCAAGATTTACAAGATGAAAGTTTTATTGAGTATTTTGATACGTCTGATTTTCCTGTTTCACAtcctcttttttcaattaaaaataaaaaagttttaggtaaatttaagGATGAATGTAACGGCATTCCTATAAAAGAATTTATCGGATTAAGagcaaaattatatacttttacaacTACAAAGGGGATTACGAAAAAagctaaaggaataaaaaagaatgtagtaaaaaacaaattaaatatcaacCATTACAGAAACTGTTTATTGAAAGCAAGTGACGATAGCAAAGACCTTTATGTTCAAATGAAACTGATTCGATCAAAAAAACACTTAGTTGAAACTGTGACAGTAAACAAATTAGCATTAAGCAGTTATGATGATAAACGTGTTGCAGTTAATAACATATTAACTTTACCTTGGGGGCATGTTGATATTCCTTTAGAacttaaacgtttatttaatcattaaattattttcaattttgttttttcttttcagttaaaaatgtacaaaaaatcttgttattaTAGCATTAGAGTAACCAAACCGCTTTCATTAGTAGCATGTTCAACATTAAGTGTGGTTCAAGCAATAACTAGTGGCTTAATAGAGGTTACAGATGAATtaaggcatttatttttaatactagacGAAAATGAATTAGATTTTAAAGTTAATGTATACAGCAGgtttaattataagaatgtaaTCGATccgaatatatgttattattgtttactaaataattttttctcacttaCATATCTTTCAGTTAAAGAAATGGTTGATAACTATCTTTGTGTTCAtttgactaaaaatttaaatattgatgatgaagaagaaaattatatattttctgttttaacaacAGAAACTCTCAATAACAttgtatcaattttaattaataaaaaacataacaattcCGTAAAGATTCACTTTCTTACAGAAAGATCGAATAAatggtttagttatttatttagtaaacaatataattctatattatatagtaaaaattggtaattttatcaataatattttaaataaatatttattgttttaattaaattaatgtatgttttattttattataatcaatataaaatgtatttagtattttaatatattcaattaaaatatatttattattttattatattcaattaaattaatgtatgttttattttattataatcaattaaaatgtatttaatattttaaataaatatttattgtttcaattaaattaatgtatgtattattttattatattaaataaagatgtatttagtattttattatatttaataaaatgtatccagcatttttttatagtcaaaagtaaatgttttgtaaaaataaataatttttcaaagtttatttcagtttttattttatttcaaccttttttatcattaaaaactaattataaaaaggataaaaggtagttatttttattaaaataagttacaatacatttttctgaattaatttattaaataaaatttgattacaaatttcaatcaaaaatataatttttacatgaacttatccataattctttctttatcctaAATTCACACAATtccttttaaacttcttttttaggataaacatgaaatttactgataaattcagTGAACTGTTTTAAGATATTGTTACTGTAACATAGCAAACCAAAAAGCTCATGATCTTTAGTTCCAAATCTGATTACTTTTTGGAAGAATTCATTATACTCATAATAAtttccattcttaaaaaaataaagtagtccgTTGTTAAAACGAGTAACCCCATCTATATCTGCCGGTATTCCAGGAAACAGATTGGATACAAGATCTGTTCGAGCAACAGTGAATGAACATTCATTTATCTCCCCAACAAAATCTTCATTATAAATCACATAAGTTTTTCCAGTATATGTATTTACGATACCATTAATCGTACAAGGATGACCGATGTTAAAGTGTGAACATACATTCCTAGGATAGCCTATGACCAACTGTTGAGTATTAAGATTGAACATAaacaatttatgattttcaattaatactatTTCTCCGTTCGGTCTCTGGTACATCGCATCTATTCCTTTGAATGTATCTAAAGAAAGAAACTTTAATCGTTCAGTAATTTCAAGTggtctataataatttttgctatCATATTTACTGCTGTTCGCAATATTTATTATCCATAACTGTtttttgaatattacataaaCTTTACCATTTACTAgcaagtaatgaattttattctcatcatcttcttttattgcGCACACGTCGGTAATAACCTCTGAAGACTTAGGAACAGTAGTAGATTTAGTCGTTTGAACAGGTTTAGCAGTAGTTGTCATCGCTTTACTGCCGTAAAGCGACTGAATGGCTAATATATCGTCTTCGCTTAAATTTGAACGTTTGTTTAGTAAAGGGTACATGAGAGCATCTTTATTGAAAGAATGGCGAACACCCAAGGCGTGACCAATCTCATGCATCAACGTGCTCAGAAGGTTGGTTTTGTCTTTTTCCTCTTTACCTTCAGGATCAAAATTCCAATTCTCCTCTTCATCAATGTGAATTTCTATGGGTGTGTTAGCAGTGTTAGGAGAAAACGCATGCGCCAAAACACCTCCAGGTCCATCAAATTTGCTCGAGCATCGAACTTTATCGTTTTTGGCACATGTGTGGATACCATATTTGTCAGAAATTAGGATATCATATCCGTAATAATCATGTTTGAAACTTAACGATGTGTGCTTTGCCCATTCATCAAAAGCTATGTTAGCTAATTTCATCTTTTCAGCCGTTGCTCGTTGGTAGTGCCATTTCAGTTCTGGTTTTCTCCATATGATTCTTGAAACTACATACGGTAAAATATCTGGTACACCGCATCGAGGCTCACGCATGAGAGCGATGGTCTTACTATTTAACTCCCCATTAACCGGAAGATGAAAAGATTCTTGAAACAGTTTTACGGCATCTTTTACTGCTTTTTCATCAATTAAGCTTGCATTATCTCCTTTGAGATATCCATAGTCcaatagaaatttattagaatCAAATTCATCTGCATTTATAGAAATTGTTGTGATAAAAAACGTTATGAAGTATATGATAATCATCTTATTGCACTGTTTTAAAGACTGAACGTAACAAAtggaacatttcatttaaatacattccAAAATCTTATTGTTTAGAGGAGAAGGGataattaaacctaaaataaaaacaactatttcttttttaagttatttattgttctttaataatcaaaatacaaatacatattttatttgatgttaaattttaaatacatttttatttcaaattaaaatttattattcttcactCCAGTCTTTTTCATCTTCAGGAAACAGTTGATGAATCTTGATGTCTGGATCTTGTTGCATGTAGTTGGGTAGATCCTCATAAATTTTAGGCGGAACATACCTTCCGTAAAGGTCGATAATAACCTGCTTAGGAAGGTGACGTAGAACGTTACGTCCGGGACTGTTTAAATAACACTCTTTTGCTTTTTCTATAGCATTTCCCACCGTttccaacatataataaaatttactttgttcacTCCACCACATGTGTAACCATATAGCCTTTTTCATAGCGCAATTATGTTTTTCACCAAAAGGGCatactttatttattgaagaacCGAATAAATCGATCGGAGGACAATCGTAACCGTCAAGGTCTTTTATTATATTCCGTTTATTGTTTAGTATTTGttctaacacttttttcttttctttgcactttacatatATAGTACACATTGgtgctaaattttcaaaaatggttgatAACCTCAAGTGTTCAATAAAACCCGAATTCCAATTGAATCCGATTTGTTTCTGAAAGTTTTGTATTGCAACTCTTGTAGTTTGAGATGAAATATCATAGTAGTCAAAAGGTGGCTTGAATAGATATTGCTCGAATCGGAGCCCatccaaagaaattaaaactaattctttaatGTAGACATCAGCGTTGGGTAAACGAAAAAAAGTAAAGTCTGATATAAAGACAGACATGTTGACTTTACCGACTAACAGACTAAACTGGTTAGGAAACGTTTTTGACTGTGCCAGTTAAAGGAGAATATTGCATTATGCAAtcacttatcatcaaacaatagGCTGTTGTGTTGTCGGGAATGTTGGTAGAAGTTTGTATCTCGATTTTAATATCGACCGCGCCAGTTTTCAAAGTATCGTTTTGTTTTGAACAATCTATAAAGATTAATGGCATAGCATAGTACTTGGATGGGGTAATTAACGCAGCCGCTGAATTCCTGTTATAATAAGATCTATAGAAACTCTTAAACATTTCGTATAATATAATGCTATCTCCTTGAATGTGTTCATAAGGATAATATACTGAATTCAGATACAAGCGTATGTTATTAAGTGAAATGGTATCAAAATTCGAAGCTCTTTTTGTTGCGTCTCCTTTTCTTGATGTTTGAAATCCAATGATAACATAATGAGGTTTTTCCACCTGCGTTGTTGTTTTAACTGTCCAAATTACATCTTTACTGATAGGTAGAGTTGGGTATTCGTACAAGTTCCACTTTCGGAacatcatcaaaatcggttcatccttATCTACCAGTCTAAGAAGTGATAACCGTTTTTCATCCGATACGTTAACATATGgtattttccaactaattttcgtTATTGTGAAGGTAAATGTTTTTCCAGCTGGAACGACAACAGCATTATTATTAGTGGAAGCCCGAAGCAGAATAAGTTCCTGTTTAACGTTTAGCAGTATCTtattataatcttcaaaaaaGCCCAAGAGCATCTTCAGCGGAAGTAATACCTTAAACTTTGCCGATTCACCATCGATATATACACCGTTGACCGGTTGGATATCTTCAACACCGTCCGATGACCAACCATGCataaaaattgaatctttttcgAAGTTTCTCAGTGATAGAGCATTTTTCATCGTTGAAGTTATCCCCACATTTCTCACCCTATCCACCTCCTGTCCTGCAATTTCATAACGAATTTCATCGAAAAGAAACGCGCCAAAATTGTTGCATAGTTTTAGTGTTGAATCTGAAACTCCATTAGCATCACTATACGTTCCGTTGATGAGTAAATAACTTTCGCACGGAAGCGTGTATACATCCTGTTGCTGGACAGGAATTCTTATTTCATCACTATTATTAAATGTAGTTGATGCATAAGGATAGTGAGTATGAAATTCTTTACCCGTAATGCTTTCATCAAATACCGCGTTCGCAGTATCAACGTCTATTATCTGTCCGCTCATTGTTGTAATACTTTAAAACCTAAAGATTCCAAAAATCGTACGTTTTCTCGTGTTAGCCGTTTAAGCTTCGCAGGTTGACTAGTCGTTAACGGGACTATGGGAGGGAATTTATATTCTGCTTTATCAACAAAAATCAGCACCATCGTTTCTTCGTCTTAAATGCAGTCTCACCGTCACTTCTTCACCACCGAAACTTATCAGTTCTGAATTTTGATTATAAACGTGCACAGTTATATTCCGTATAGACTTGGTGTTGACCGGAAGATAAATGACACTGTGCGGTACTTCAATTATCTTATATCCCCGTCCAACTCTGGGATAGAATTCGTGAATGATATGACCTTCTTCTCCGCCTACAAATGAACCGCGGGCGATGTTACAACTTATACGTATTGCATTTACAGATGAAATACTAACAGGTTTCTGAGATGTATGCCAGAAGTTTGCTGGTAGGACCATTTCATCAAATCCCAAAAGAGTACGGATAGAATGTGGTTTTGTAAAATCTACtatttcagtacaaaataaacGCGAGTGCATCGTCGTAGGTTCGATTAagattttaatcaaacattttgcATCATTTTTATTGCGATTTCGTTGTTTACCTTTATCATTGTCAGTCGCGTTCGATTCATCGCAGTTGCCCATCCcatgtttcaatttaattttcaaatcatcaaTCTCATACATCCCCGGCGGAAGCTTTATCGATTTACTGCCATGGTAAccgtaataaaacatattatttttttctttttctacattttgaatgttattatatGACATAAAATCAATCAGGCCGATTTCCCACGCGGCATCGCCGAGTTCTATCGGAGGGAAAAAATCTGCAGACAGTATAGAAGATTTTCCGTTTAGGCAGAACATATCAGAAACTTTAAACATAGATGCCCGCAAACAACTGAATTAAAATCCTGCCTGCGGTCTAAATTATACTGGATGTTGACTTTCTCTTTGTTGGATTTAAGATATTGGACTAGCTCTTTAGGTGGCTGTAAATTACCGTAACTGTCAAAATAAAACACGTTCGCGTTAcgttttttataacaaacccaATGCGTACCCGGATTGAAGACACTGTCCAAGTTCACTATTCCCGattcgaatttatttattctagctGGTAAAGTATCGCGCATGAAAACACCTCTGAAGtggggtaaattaatttttcgcgCAAACCGTATTAACTCCACATCTGATAAAGGATGAATGGGGAGTTTGCGTagtaaatttaatgcttttttctgccttgacgacgacgacgacgacgacgacgacgactgCGACCTGCAGACCGGCGTTTTTTTACGCCGCATCCGGTTTTAGATCGGTACGGTTCAAGATAAGCacctttccccttttttcttatagttttttttcgcACACCTCTGACTGAAGCTTTCTTCAATCTTCCGCCgaatttactctttattttcatAGCGTTTGTTACAGCCCACGCAGCAGCCTTCTCTGCAATGCTGGAATCGGGCGCGGATACCCTTTGCCAAGCTCTTTCCGCTAACTCTTTATCAGCTTGTGCTCTTCGCCGAGAATCGTTGTAGATACTATACGCTATATCATGCGCCTTACAAGCTTTATCGAGTGGATTTATACCAAGATCGCCTCTTTCCAatctttgttttagttttgttccGGGTCCGCAATATTGGTAACCGGGTATGTGAGCCTCGAAAGGAAGAAGATCTACAGCCCGATTGAGAACTGTTCCTACTACGTTACGTGCAATACCGAAAGTTTTACCCGGTAGACTTTCGATCGAACTTATCAATCCGTTTCCTGTTTTACAACTAACGTTACACTTGTTCGTGCTCTTCATTTTATCCCCAACTAAAAGTCTTCGGTCAATGCATCCGTATTTAAATCAGATTCTTTTTCAGTTTGAGTTACCGCATCTTTCTGAACCTCGCTTTTCAATCGAGAAATACTTTCCTCTAATCGCTGACGAACAATGGGGTCattagtatttttacttcttaaaggattttctatttcttttcctatcatattttctattttagcgATGATCTCATCGAATTTCTGTTGAATAAGGAACCGTACATATCTCATGGTCACCAAATCGTTTTCATCATCTGGATGAGCGGCGTTTTTGGCACGAGCTCCTTTGAAATCTACCACTTTAAAATGTGTTTGTtcttcacacgctaaaaaatcgTGATCAGAGGCATATTGCTCGATTAAATATATGCAATCGTCCATGTTAACAGCATCATCATAATATTCCGCTGATGCTAGATTGCAAATCTTTTTTTCGCGGGCGTCGATATCACCCTCTTCAGTAATCCCAAACGGGATTCTTGAACCAAATTCTGTCTGTCCTAACCTGTTGACTGGCATGATCTCAAATGACTTGCTTACAGTGCGCCTTCTCCTTTTATTAGTCCTCGTTCTTTTAATTCCTCGACTATCGATACAATTTCATTATCATGTGCGGTATTACCTGCCTTTTTTGACGCGATCAATAGTTTTAGCCTCTCACAGATTTCGTTAGGATCATCAAAATAAACGTAATCGACTTTATGGTTTTCATTCAAAGTCATTGCAGATGGTACTAAACCTTCACCTCGTTTTTTCGAGGTGAACGGTGGAAAAAGCTTGCTTATTACTTCCACATACTTAAATCCCGAATTAGTCTTTACCCGTTCCAGAGCGGAATTATTTCTTCTGTGCGCATTTGTTGCGATTAAAATTTTcctatattcttccaaatcttCTTCAGTGAATAACTTCGGTTTTTTCCAGAAAAGTAATTCGAACAAACCTCGGCTTGCAGGATACTTCACTTCTCTTATCAGGATGTTACTTTCCTTATCGAAATCGATTAATGAATCTCCAATCTTCAGTTCGTTTCCTTCAAAATGAACACCGTAAACGTTATCCATGTTGTTTTCTACATCTCTGATGGCGTCAAGCATAAATTCCTGCGCTAACCCTTCTCGCATGCTTGTCTTGAGAGACATGCTCATTTGCATTTTCCCTTCGGGTGTATTCAACATTTGTACTATGCTGGGTTGAGATTCATAAGTCTCTTCTTGTTCGATCCTAGGTGACTGTTCGGTTTCTTCGGCTTTTTCAGCTCGATGGTGAGCCGAATAAGAAAGAAATCTTTTAGCCTTTTGTCGACGTCTCATACCggtcatttcatcatctaccctATCAGATGGTTGAGCTAGCTGAAAAGGAAATGGACTAGAAGTATCCatcttattatgtaattttgcaGTCGACCTTTTTATTTCAGATTCTGGTTCATCATTTGCTAAAGAACGTTTACTATGTTTCATCCTATCTTCTTCAGTTAATTGATCGAATATAGAACCCATATCAAACCTCTTTTCAAAATCTCGGTAATCTCG comes from Lycorma delicatula isolate Av1 chromosome 3, ASM4794821v1, whole genome shotgun sequence and encodes:
- the LOC142321176 gene encoding matrix metalloproteinase-18-like, giving the protein MIIIYFITFFITTISINADEFDSNKFLLDYGYLKGDNASLIDEKAVKDAVKLFQESFHLPVNGELNSKTIALMREPRCGVPDILPYVVSRIIWRKPELKWHYQRATAEKMKLANIAFDEWAKHTSLSFKHDYYGYDILISDKYGIHTCAKNDKVRCSSKFDGPGGVLAHAFSPNTANTPIEIHIDEEENWNFDPEGKEEKDKTNLLSTLMHEIGHALGVRHSFNKDALMYPLLNKRSNLSEDDILAIQSLYGSKAMTTTAKPVQTTKSTTVPKSSEVITDVCAIKEDDENKIHYLLVNGKVYVIFKKQLWIINIANSSKYDSKNYYRPLEITERLKFLSLDTFKGIDAMYQRPNGEIVLIENHKLFMFNLNTQQLVIGYPRNVCSHFNIGHPCTINGIVNTYTGKTYVIYNEDFVGEINECSFTVARTDLVSNLFPGIPADIDGVTRFNNGLLYFFKNGNYYEYNEFFQKVIRFGTKDHELFGLLCYSNNILKQFTEFIKNI
- the LOC142321177 gene encoding uncharacterized protein LOC142321177, translated to MSGQIIDVDTANAVFDESITGKEFHTHYPYASTTFNNSDEIRIPVQQQDVYTLPCESYLLINGTYSDANGVSDSTLKLCNNFGAFLFDEIRYEIAGQEVDRVRNVGITSTMKNALSLRNFEKDSIFMHGWSSDGVEDIQPVNGVYIDGESAKFKVLLPLKMLLGFFEDYNKILLNVKQELILLRASTNNNAVVVPAGKTFTFTITKISWKIPYVNVSDEKRLSLLRLVDKDEPILMMFRKWNLYEYPTLPISKDVIWTVKTTTQVEKPHYVIIGFQTSRKGDATKRASNFDTISLNNIRLYLNSVYYPYEHIQGDSIILYEMFKSFYRSYYNRNSAAALITPSKYYAMPLIFIDCSKQNDTLKTGAVDIKIEIQTSTNIPDNTTAYCLMISDCIMQYSPLTGTVKNVS